Below is a genomic region from Parasegetibacter sp. NRK P23.
GGAAGAACAGGTAATGCAGGCAGTATGGCAATCGGGCGGCGGATTTCTGAAAGATATCCTGGATGAAATGCCGGAACCAAAGCCACATTCGAACACAGTGGCCACGATCCTGAAAATCCTGATCGAAAAAGGGTTTGTACGTTTCGAGGCTCAAGGCCGGAATAATTACTATTCCGCCGCAATCGGCAAACAGGCGTACGGCAACTCCAGTTTAAAGCAGGTGGTGAACAATTATTTCGAAGGGAACCCCGCCAGTATGGTCTCCCACTTCGTGAAGAATGATTCCATTTCGGTGGAAGAACTGGAAGCTTTGCTGCAACAAATTAAATCATCCGGAAAAGCCTGATACCATGGAAGCCTTACTCTTGTATGTTTCAAAGATGATCCTCTGCTCCGCGATCCTGTACGCTTACTACCATTTTTTCCTGAAAAATAAATCGTTCCACCATTACAACAGGTTCTACCTGCTGGCTGCTGTACTCGTGAGCGCTGTTGTACCGGTGCTCCGCATCCCCTTCCTGTTTCCACAGGAGGAAGACACTCCCGCGTTTGTATATAAGACGCTTGAAGTAATTGTTGTAACTGGTGGTGAAATGGAGACCGACCTTTGGAGCGAGCTGGTAAGTCACCCACTTTTCTCCATTGCGGGAATAGCGCTGTTGTTATATGGCAGCATCGTAATGTGGAAGATATTTTATTTTGGGACCTCGCTTCGTTCCATCTTCCACATCAAACGCAAGTATCCGCAGGAAGTTGTAAGCGACATCCATCTGTACCAGACCAATGAACCCGGAACACCTTTCTCTTTTTTCAGCAATATCTTCTGGAACCGGAAGTTCCCACTCGATTCGGATAAAGGTCAACAACTTTTCCGGCACGAACTCTTCCACGTGAAGCAACGCCATTCGATCGATAATGTGTTCATGGAACTCGCCACCGCCATCTGTTGGATCAACCCGGTGTTTCACCTCATCAAAAGGGAACTCCATACCATCCACGAATTCCTTGCCGATGAATATGCCAGTTCCGGCAGCGACCGCTACGCTTACGCGGAAATCCTACTGGTACACGCTATCCATGAGAAAAAACAATCACCGCTTGTGCATTATTTCTTTCGTTCACCTATTAAAAGACGTATAGCCATGATTTTACAAACCACTTCCAACACCAGTTTCAGCTACCTGAGAAGGCTGATGATCCTGCCCATTGCCACACTGCTGTTCAGCGCATTTGTATTGCGTGCGCAGAAGTCCATTCATTCCGACATGCCGGGATCATCAGCATCCGCAAACCCTGCATCCAATTATGAAAAATCGGCCACACCGCTCACTGTAGTGATTGATGCCGGACATGGCGGACAAGATGGCGGCGCACAGGGCCACGATCGATTAGAAAAAGAATTCACGCTCGCCATCGCGCAGAAAGTAAAAGCGCTTTCCGCCAACTATGGCGTTAACGTGCTGCTCACGAGGAACGATGATTCTTATCCTGATTTGAAACAAAGAACGGAGTTCACTAAAAAAAGTAAAGCCGACCTGTTTATTTCTTTGCATATCGGCGCTGAACCAACAGTAAAAGGCGGCGTAAAAGTTCCGGAAGATCAATTGCAGTCGGGCATAGACGCTTTTATATCGTGGAAGAACACGATTTTTGAAGAAGAGAATATTTTTCTTGGTTCCGCACTTCTTTTAAAGCTCAGCGAAGTGTACAAGACCAAAAAAGTGTTGCAAACAAGGCAAACGGGAATATGGGTGGTGGATGCCGCACCCTGCCCCGCCATCCTGTTGGAATGCGGTTATCTATCTAATAAAAAAGATGTTGAATTCCTGAGTGCAGACAAAAACCAGGAAAAGATCGCCGCGAAAATATTGGAAGGCATTGCCGCTTTCCAGAAACTTGATATAGAAGAAATTGCTCCGGTAAAACATTTTAACGCCAGTACAACTTCCCAAACGGATACTGTTCCCAATAAAACCATACAGGATGACTTCTTCAAATCATTTGGCCGGCACATGAACCGTACCCTCCGCTATCCCAGCAATGTACTGGAAAGCAACAAAGGCGGAACAGTTTATTTCCGGCTCGCCAAAGATGTTGACGGCAACATTACCAATGTTGAAATTTTAAAGGCGCCCCCTGCCGGTACAAACACCCTGCACGAGATTGTAGTAGTGGGCTATGGTAAACAAAGCGCTGCTACTCCTCCAGATGCAAGTAGCATACAGGAAGCATTATCGGGTGAAGTAAAAAGAGCCGCGTTAAAACATTATAAATACTCGTCAAAACTCACAACCAAAACCAGCCCTGTCTATTACAAAGTAACTTTTAAAACAGAAGCCGCAACGGCTAACCAGGAAATCGATAAGATCTTCCAGAAAGCAGAAGTGGAAGCAACATTTGAAGGAGGGTTAAAAGAATGGGCCAGGTTCCTGAATGAGAACCTGCGTTATCCGGATAGCGCCATCAATAAAAACGTGCAAGGAATGGCCGTGATACAGTTCATTGTAACAACTGAAGGCGTTATCAAAGACGCTTCCATTGTGAAAGATCCCGGTGCAGGACTTGGAGAGGAAGCCTTGCGTATCATCAATAAAAGTAACGGCAAATGGGTTCCCGCAGTTCAAAATGGCAGAAAAGTAAACTCTTATAAAAAACAACCCATTACTTTCCGCTTGGAAGAAGGGTAATACCATCACGTCGCGTATGTAAAAAAAGCCCGCTTTTACCGCGGGCTTTTTCTATACAATATAATCTTAGCACTTAAAACACGATCTCTTCTTCTCCATGCCGGATGATCAGTTCTTTCTTATCGCTCTCTTCCACCCTGCCAATTACTTTTGCGTCCACACCAAATGAAAGCGAGGTTTCAATTATTTTGTCGGCATCTTTTTCCGAAGTGAAGATTTCCAGGCGATGCCCCATGTTGAACACCTGGTACATTTCCCTGGAATCCGCGCCGGAAGCTTTGCGAATGATTTCGAATATGGGCGGTGTGGGGAACAGGTTGTCTTTAACGATGCGCATATTGCCAGGCAGGTACTTCAGTACTTTGGTTTGTCCGCCGCCACTGCAATGGATCAGTCCGGACACCGCATCAAATTGTTCTTCCAGTATTTTCTTCAGCACCGGGGCATAAGTACGTGTTGGACTTAGCAGTAGTTTACCTACGTTCTGCATTCCGAATCCATCGATGTTGATGGCATCAGTCATTTTGTGTGGGCCGATGTACACCACATCATCGCCCAACGCAGGTTCGTAGGTTTCTTTAAAGTGTTCCGCGTAAAATTTATTGAGCACATCATGGCGGGCGCTGGTAAGGCCGTTGCTGCCCAGTCCGCTGTTGTATTCTTCCTCATAATCGGCTTTCCCATAGCTGGACAGGCCCACGATCACGTTACCAGGAGCGATATTGTCGTTGGTGATGAGCCTGTGTTTGGGCCAGCGGGCGGTCATGGTACCATTCACAGCGATGGTGCGCACCACATCACCCACATCAGCGGTTTCGCCACCGAGGAACTGGATGTTCACCCCGAATGATTTGAGCTGATCGAAAAATTCCTGGCTGCCGTTGATGACTTTCTCCAGTATGGAGCCTGGGATCAGCAGTTTGTTGCGGTCGATGGTAGAGGAGAAAAGAATATTGTCGTAGATGCCCACACAAAGCAGGTCGTCCAGGTTCATGGCGATGGCGTCCTGCGCGATGCCTTTCCAGATGGAATCGTCGCCGGTCTCTTTCCAGTAGAGGTAAGCGAGAATACTTTTGGTACCTGCGCCGTCGGCGTGCATTACGTTTACCCAGTCGGACTGGCCACAAAGGTAATCGGGATACAATTTGCAGAACGCATTGGCGTAAAGCCCCTTATCCAGTTTCTCAACGGCCTTGTGCACTTCCTCTTTCTGGGCCGAAACGCCCCTTTTATTGTACAGACTCATAATTACCCTTTTCCGGTTAGGCGGCAAAAATAGGAAGGATTCACGTACTTTTGCAGGACTTTTCAATTATGCAGGTACACAGGCGAACAGACGGGCTCCCGGTATTCAGGAAGGCAGTGGTCACGATCGGAACTTTCGACGGGGTGCACCGCGGACACTGCAAGATCATCGCGCAACTGAACGCAGCAGCCGCACGCATTGGCGGAGAATCCGTGATCATCACTTTTCACCCACATCCCCGTCAGATCGTCAAGGGTGCTCATCCTGTACAGCTCATCAATACACTCGAAGAAAAAATCGCTTTACTGGAGGCTGCGGGCGTGGACCATCTTGTGATCGTTCCTTTCACGGAAGCCTTTTCTTCCCTCACCGCCACCCAGTATGTAGAAGATTTCCTGCTGAAACTTTTTCAACCGCATACACTGATCATCGGCTACGACCACCGTTTTGGGAACGGTCGCTCCGGTGATTTCAAAATGCTGGAAGAATACGCCTCCGCCAACAAGTTCGAACTCCTTGAAATAGCGCCGGAACTCTTAAAAGAATCCGCCGTGAGCTCCACCCGCATCCGTGAAGCGGTACAGCAGGGCGATGCGGAACTGGCCGCTGGCCTGCTGGGTTATCCCTTCAACTTCGAAGGACTGGTGGTGGAAGGCAACCGTATTGGCCGAACAATCGGTTATCCCACCGCTAATTTACAGGTGACTGATACGGAAAAACTCACACCCGGAAACGGT
It encodes:
- a CDS encoding AIR synthase related protein is translated as MSLYNKRGVSAQKEEVHKAVEKLDKGLYANAFCKLYPDYLCGQSDWVNVMHADGAGTKSILAYLYWKETGDDSIWKGIAQDAIAMNLDDLLCVGIYDNILFSSTIDRNKLLIPGSILEKVINGSQEFFDQLKSFGVNIQFLGGETADVGDVVRTIAVNGTMTARWPKHRLITNDNIAPGNVIVGLSSYGKADYEEEYNSGLGSNGLTSARHDVLNKFYAEHFKETYEPALGDDVVYIGPHKMTDAINIDGFGMQNVGKLLLSPTRTYAPVLKKILEEQFDAVSGLIHCSGGGQTKVLKYLPGNMRIVKDNLFPTPPIFEIIRKASGADSREMYQVFNMGHRLEIFTSEKDADKIIETSLSFGVDAKVIGRVEESDKKELIIRHGEEEIVF
- a CDS encoding TonB family protein, which gives rise to MEALLLYVSKMILCSAILYAYYHFFLKNKSFHHYNRFYLLAAVLVSAVVPVLRIPFLFPQEEDTPAFVYKTLEVIVVTGGEMETDLWSELVSHPLFSIAGIALLLYGSIVMWKIFYFGTSLRSIFHIKRKYPQEVVSDIHLYQTNEPGTPFSFFSNIFWNRKFPLDSDKGQQLFRHELFHVKQRHSIDNVFMELATAICWINPVFHLIKRELHTIHEFLADEYASSGSDRYAYAEILLVHAIHEKKQSPLVHYFFRSPIKRRIAMILQTTSNTSFSYLRRLMILPIATLLFSAFVLRAQKSIHSDMPGSSASANPASNYEKSATPLTVVIDAGHGGQDGGAQGHDRLEKEFTLAIAQKVKALSANYGVNVLLTRNDDSYPDLKQRTEFTKKSKADLFISLHIGAEPTVKGGVKVPEDQLQSGIDAFISWKNTIFEEENIFLGSALLLKLSEVYKTKKVLQTRQTGIWVVDAAPCPAILLECGYLSNKKDVEFLSADKNQEKIAAKILEGIAAFQKLDIEEIAPVKHFNASTTSQTDTVPNKTIQDDFFKSFGRHMNRTLRYPSNVLESNKGGTVYFRLAKDVDGNITNVEILKAPPAGTNTLHEIVVVGYGKQSAATPPDASSIQEALSGEVKRAALKHYKYSSKLTTKTSPVYYKVTFKTEAATANQEIDKIFQKAEVEATFEGGLKEWARFLNENLRYPDSAINKNVQGMAVIQFIVTTEGVIKDASIVKDPGAGLGEEALRIINKSNGKWVPAVQNGRKVNSYKKQPITFRLEEG
- a CDS encoding bifunctional riboflavin kinase/FAD synthetase; protein product: MQVHRRTDGLPVFRKAVVTIGTFDGVHRGHCKIIAQLNAAAARIGGESVIITFHPHPRQIVKGAHPVQLINTLEEKIALLEAAGVDHLVIVPFTEAFSSLTATQYVEDFLLKLFQPHTLIIGYDHRFGNGRSGDFKMLEEYASANKFELLEIAPELLKESAVSSTRIREAVQQGDAELAAGLLGYPFNFEGLVVEGNRIGRTIGYPTANLQVTDTEKLTPGNGVYAVMVYIPGQMADTAKKGMMNIGHRPTVDGTRRTIEVNIFDFKGDLYGETIRVEVVKYLRGEQKFSGLDALKAQLAKDKEEALAHL
- a CDS encoding BlaI/MecI/CopY family transcriptional regulator; this translates as MKILTKAEEQVMQAVWQSGGGFLKDILDEMPEPKPHSNTVATILKILIEKGFVRFEAQGRNNYYSAAIGKQAYGNSSLKQVVNNYFEGNPASMVSHFVKNDSISVEELEALLQQIKSSGKA